In the genome of Fervidobacterium nodosum Rt17-B1, the window TGAAAGTGTTGAAAACCCTGTTAGAGTCTCTTACAAAGACATACCAGAATCTCCTATTTCAACAGCCCCTGGTCATAAAGGAGAGTTAATTTTTGGAAAGTTGAATGGTAAAAACGTAGTTCTAATGAATGGAAGATTCCATTATTACGAAGGTTATCATATGAGAGATGTAACGTTCGGGGTTCGAGTCATGCAACAATTGGGAGTTAAATACCTTTTCCTTACAAACGCTGCGGGTGGTTTGAATCCAGACTTTGAAGTTGGAAGACCTATGATTATTTCTGACCATATAAATATGATGGGAGATAATCCTCTTATTGGTCCAAATATCGAAGAATGGGGACCAAGATTCCCAGATATGTCAAACGCTTACGATAAATCACTCAGAGAAATTGCAAAGCAAGTTGCGAAAGAACTTGATATACCTGTTTATGAGGGAGTTTACGTTGCAGTTGCTGGACCTAACTTTGAAACTCCAGCAGAATTAAGAATGCTTAGATGGATGGGCGCAGATGCAGTTGGAATGTCAACAGTTCCTGAAGTTATCGCAGCAGCCCACTCTGGCACAAAAGTTTTAGCAATTTCGGCAATTACAGATAGAGCTGTGCCTGATGATTTAAAACCATTAACAGCTGAAGAAGTTCTTGAAGTAGCTAATAGAACCGGGAAAATGATAGCAAAGATACTTTCGGAAGTTGTTAAACGAATATAAGTAAAAGTAAGAACAAAAAGGGTGACGGAAAATGTCAATTAGAACTCGTCTTATTGTTTTGTCAATATTGTGGATACGTATACAAATGATTTGAAAGAATTAGATGAACTTTATGTGAGCTCTCAGGATAAATTTAAAAAACTCAATGAGGCAAAGAACGAATTTTCGACAAATTATTACACAATAATAGAAAAAATCCAAAATATTGGTTCTTTGAGTGCTCAATTAGGCGGTCAGATTAGCCAAAACACAGAAGCATTTAGAAGTATAGAAAGTATTATGAATGAAATATCTCAATCTGTGGTAAAATCTTCCCAAGAACTTATAAAGTTCAATAATGAATTTGAAAGTTTGACAAAATTATTTAGCGATTTGTCTAGTAGCTCTATTAAACTCAAGGAAATTTCATTGAAAATGCAGCAAATTGCGCAATGGTTTAAGTAATTTTTATGGATTTAATGATGGTCCTGGGAAAATAATCTTAACCTAGGACCATCTTTTTTATCGTGGAAAATTATGATATAATCTAAGATAAGAATTGTTTAATGAATATTTTGAGAGGTGATAATTTGAACAGAGATACTATAGTTGCACTTTCAACACCACCAGGAATCGGAGCTATAGCAATAATTAGAATAAGTGGCAATAAAAGTCTGGAATTA includes:
- a CDS encoding purine-nucleoside phosphorylase, which translates into the protein MVNEDVKLYVERVKKAADYIKNKISELPEVCIVLGSGLHVIAESVENPVRVSYKDIPESPISTAPGHKGELIFGKLNGKNVVLMNGRFHYYEGYHMRDVTFGVRVMQQLGVKYLFLTNAAGGLNPDFEVGRPMIISDHINMMGDNPLIGPNIEEWGPRFPDMSNAYDKSLREIAKQVAKELDIPVYEGVYVAVAGPNFETPAELRMLRWMGADAVGMSTVPEVIAAAHSGTKVLAISAITDRAVPDDLKPLTAEEVLEVANRTGKMIAKILSEVVKRI